Proteins co-encoded in one Fimbriimonadia bacterium genomic window:
- a CDS encoding NTP transferase domain-containing protein, whose protein sequence is MPARTSPTPSAVNAVVVAGGFASRDLADVAGEHRKGLIRLGGREALYYVLEALQGSRGVDKIALVGPEEMESLANGVTFVAEGTNVSQNILRGIGALGMEEVTEPVLVIPSDLPLLRSEDIEGFLARLPSGLGAAASFVRRERVEREQPGAPYTYIKVREGQFATGGITMVTPAVARCLADLIQQLHESRKSQLRVALMCGLGLLVRFRLGRLRIDEGVRAVRRLVGEDVWVDLDASPRTSLDLDGPEDYLYLRDNWDRLRSPQ, encoded by the coding sequence GTGCCGGCTCGCACTTCACCCACTCCCTCCGCTGTGAACGCCGTCGTCGTCGCGGGTGGGTTCGCTTCTCGGGACCTCGCTGACGTCGCCGGTGAGCATCGAAAAGGGCTGATCCGCCTCGGCGGCCGCGAGGCGCTCTACTACGTTCTCGAGGCCCTTCAGGGTTCGCGGGGCGTGGACAAGATAGCTCTGGTCGGCCCAGAAGAGATGGAATCGCTTGCCAACGGGGTGACCTTCGTCGCCGAAGGAACGAACGTTTCGCAAAACATCCTGCGTGGCATCGGCGCACTCGGCATGGAGGAAGTAACCGAGCCCGTGCTCGTAATCCCCTCCGACTTACCACTATTGCGGTCGGAAGACATCGAGGGTTTCCTGGCTCGCCTTCCAAGCGGGTTGGGAGCCGCGGCGTCTTTCGTACGGCGGGAACGCGTCGAACGAGAACAACCCGGGGCGCCTTATACCTACATCAAGGTGCGAGAGGGCCAGTTTGCCACAGGTGGCATCACGATGGTCACGCCTGCAGTGGCGAGATGCCTGGCGGACCTGATTCAGCAGCTGCACGAGTCGCGCAAGTCACAGCTTCGCGTGGCACTGATGTGTGGGCTCGGACTGCTCGTTCGATTCCGGCTGGGCCGTCTGCGGATTGACGAAGGTGTACGAGCTGTACGCCGACTCGTCGGAGAAGACGTCTGGGTCGATCTCGACGCGTCGCCCCGCACTTCGCTCGACTTGGACGGACCAGAGGACTACCTATACTTACGCGACAACTGGGATCGCCTCCGGTCTCCTCAGTAA
- a CDS encoding tetratricopeptide repeat protein: MPTSYLWLVVILLASMLGGCRSAPTRDDTPLTQQHDIAARAGNMDKARALEDSILARGGGDLDTYQRLRRSYAFAGHFEDARRVMQRALTAMPNLSKADQAQVHRLIAADSFAQGDNEAAITEFEIAFEMAPEDPQVLNDFAFFLVDTEKDIPRGLDLARRSVAARPDRPEARDTMGWALCKAGRYREAVEQLKQALELYPDNSEVLLHLGIALEGMGDKPAAIEHLVRCLETARPSDASRKEAAARLLKLDPKAYSRATSVMGDGIR, translated from the coding sequence ATGCCTACAAGCTACCTTTGGCTAGTCGTGATCCTGCTTGCCAGTATGCTCGGGGGTTGCCGCAGCGCACCTACGAGAGACGACACACCGCTCACCCAGCAACACGACATCGCAGCGCGCGCCGGCAATATGGACAAAGCGAGGGCCCTGGAAGACAGCATCCTGGCGCGCGGGGGCGGCGACCTGGACACCTATCAACGGCTCAGACGGTCCTATGCCTTCGCCGGGCACTTCGAGGACGCGCGACGGGTGATGCAACGGGCGCTTACTGCGATGCCGAACCTCAGCAAAGCGGATCAGGCACAGGTGCATCGGCTGATAGCCGCCGACTCCTTCGCCCAGGGCGATAACGAAGCGGCAATCACCGAGTTCGAGATCGCGTTCGAAATGGCCCCCGAGGACCCCCAGGTGCTGAACGACTTCGCGTTCTTCTTAGTTGACACGGAAAAGGACATACCGCGAGGGCTCGACCTCGCACGCAGATCCGTGGCGGCGAGACCGGATCGTCCCGAGGCACGTGATACCATGGGCTGGGCGCTGTGCAAAGCTGGTAGGTATCGAGAGGCGGTCGAGCAGCTAAAGCAAGCCCTCGAATTGTATCCCGACAACTCCGAAGTGCTGCTACACCTAGGTATTGCGCTGGAAGGCATGGGTGACAAGCCTGCTGCAATCGAGCACTTGGTCCGTTGTCTGGAAACCGCACGGCCGAGTGATGCATCTCGCAAGGAGGCGGCTGCCCGGCTCCTGAAGCTGGATCCGAAAGCGTACAGCAGGGCAACCAGTGTGATGGGGGACGGAATACGGTAG
- a CDS encoding threonylcarbamoyl-AMP synthase, giving the protein MRVATLDDDITEVRNEVREAAALLRAGRIVAYVTETVYGLACDATNPSACERLAELKGRNESHPFPIQVFRPESPWWTEPLPEAARRLFDAFSPGPITVVVPGDPRIARRARGAGGSVGVRVPNHPVALALLSAFGGPVACPSANKTGSPPALCAEEIVTTFGPAVEMVLSGGPSPLGTPSTVVDVTGDSPKVLRVGAISEEQVRKCLQATFG; this is encoded by the coding sequence ATGCGCGTGGCAACGCTCGACGACGACATTACGGAGGTTAGAAACGAGGTCCGGGAGGCGGCAGCCCTTCTGCGTGCCGGTCGTATAGTCGCGTATGTCACCGAGACCGTGTACGGTCTTGCCTGCGACGCGACGAATCCGTCCGCTTGTGAACGTCTGGCCGAGCTGAAAGGCCGTAACGAAAGCCACCCGTTTCCGATTCAGGTATTTCGGCCGGAGTCTCCATGGTGGACGGAGCCGCTGCCAGAAGCTGCGAGGCGGTTGTTCGATGCCTTCTCACCCGGCCCCATTACGGTGGTCGTCCCCGGTGATCCGAGGATTGCACGTCGGGCTCGCGGTGCGGGTGGCAGCGTGGGTGTCAGGGTGCCGAATCATCCGGTGGCGCTGGCGCTCTTGTCGGCATTCGGTGGGCCGGTCGCATGCCCCAGCGCGAACAAGACGGGCTCGCCGCCGGCACTGTGCGCCGAGGAGATCGTTACCACGTTCGGGCCCGCCGTCGAGATGGTGCTTTCGGGTGGACCGTCCCCGCTGGGCACCCCCTCGACGGTCGTGGACGTAACAGGGGACAGCCCGAAGGTTTTGCGAGTCGGTGCCATCTCAGAGGAACAGGTGAGGAAATGCCTACAAGCTACCTTTGGCTAG
- a CDS encoding PilZ domain-containing protein, with amino-acid sequence MESVRLVLAEKSIALQKVLQAGLERLDFQVTPVRTLSAALAACIEGRVQALVLDEDLVNGASLALDPYITLVMMTDAAPPDTPCLWIRKPFDPALLAAFLQRRCRHQHAQYDRRHHYREQVRSSAVVVAEKTGITTFSELLDLSPDGCSVFCSHGASEGDIVQMLLRVGRCERALRGVVRNARLVVTEDGELRRAIGVEFVE; translated from the coding sequence ATGGAATCCGTGCGGCTGGTATTGGCTGAGAAGAGCATAGCTCTGCAGAAAGTGCTGCAAGCAGGGCTGGAGAGGCTCGACTTTCAAGTAACTCCCGTCCGTACCCTTTCAGCTGCGCTCGCGGCTTGCATTGAAGGAAGGGTGCAAGCTTTGGTCCTCGACGAAGACCTAGTGAACGGGGCCTCGCTCGCCCTCGATCCCTACATCACGCTCGTTATGATGACGGATGCCGCTCCCCCGGATACTCCCTGCCTATGGATTCGCAAGCCCTTCGACCCTGCATTGCTTGCCGCATTCCTGCAGCGGCGTTGTCGGCACCAGCACGCGCAATACGACCGCCGCCACCACTATCGCGAGCAGGTCCGCAGTTCGGCGGTGGTTGTGGCAGAGAAGACCGGTATCACCACATTCTCCGAGCTGCTCGACCTGAGCCCCGACGGCTGCAGCGTCTTCTGCAGCCACGGGGCGAGCGAGGGCGACATCGTGCAGATGCTCTTGCGGGTAGGTAGGTGCGAACGGGCGCTGCGGGGCGTGGTGCGCAACGCCCGGCTGGTGGTCACTGAAGACGGCGAACTCCGCCGTGCCATCGGCGTTGAGTTCGTAGAGTAA
- a CDS encoding AI-2E family transporter, with protein MRNYWRVTIWAVLLLAALWFLYQVRSILPPFIAAWLIGILMEPTIVKLRASGYSRLRAVGLVYLLVFLVLTLSALLLGPPAVRQLGELEKQMPKYVASLQSTLSDAIPDDAWLKKNEKTLRAVGLEPSREAIFEKVVKPRLDDAQSYAVALGQSFLSKLSQVAGWIFQLALIPILTFVVMIDYDNLRRRAIGLIPMSIRPSTLELLDDIGDVFTNYLRSLLLCVSLYSVVAAGLFALLGLPSPLLLGFVTGLLTIAPYVGPALNLTLLTIVLLANPHEGLSPYLAIGGTGVHFAGTLILYVLFDQSWNSLVVPRIAGTAVGLNLFMSFFSIACGGVLFGLVGVIVAFPVAGSIKVVLERILKHVVEDRPKRRVRLPRVPLRFRVRSQLGTGTP; from the coding sequence ATGCGAAACTACTGGCGTGTAACGATCTGGGCGGTCCTGTTGTTGGCCGCCCTTTGGTTCCTGTATCAGGTCCGCTCGATCCTGCCACCCTTCATCGCAGCATGGCTGATCGGCATACTGATGGAGCCGACGATCGTCAAGCTGCGGGCCTCGGGTTATTCGCGGCTCAGGGCAGTCGGGCTCGTCTACCTCTTGGTGTTCCTAGTCCTGACTCTGAGCGCACTGCTGCTGGGCCCTCCCGCGGTCCGACAGCTTGGCGAACTCGAGAAGCAGATGCCAAAGTACGTTGCCAGTCTTCAATCCACGCTCTCGGATGCGATTCCGGATGACGCCTGGCTGAAGAAGAACGAGAAGACCCTGCGGGCGGTCGGACTGGAGCCGAGCCGAGAGGCCATCTTCGAGAAGGTCGTCAAGCCGCGTCTGGATGATGCGCAGTCCTATGCCGTGGCACTCGGCCAGTCGTTTCTGAGCAAGCTATCCCAGGTTGCCGGATGGATATTCCAACTTGCCCTCATCCCGATTCTCACGTTCGTGGTGATGATTGACTACGACAACTTGCGAAGACGGGCGATCGGTCTGATCCCGATGTCCATCCGACCCTCCACGCTGGAGCTGCTGGACGATATTGGAGACGTCTTCACCAACTACCTTCGCAGCTTACTACTGTGCGTGTCGCTGTACAGCGTCGTGGCGGCGGGGCTGTTTGCACTTCTCGGTCTGCCGAGCCCGTTGCTTCTCGGATTCGTGACGGGGCTGCTCACGATCGCGCCCTATGTCGGCCCGGCGCTCAACCTGACACTGCTTACCATCGTACTGCTGGCCAATCCCCACGAGGGTCTCTCGCCGTACCTCGCCATCGGTGGCACAGGCGTGCACTTTGCGGGCACGCTGATCCTGTACGTGCTCTTCGATCAGTCCTGGAACTCCCTGGTGGTCCCACGGATTGCCGGAACCGCCGTAGGGCTGAACCTCTTCATGAGCTTCTTCTCGATCGCCTGCGGAGGCGTTCTCTTCGGGCTGGTGGGCGTGATCGTCGCGTTCCCTGTGGCCGGCAGCATCAAGGTGGTGCTGGAGCGCATTCTGAAGCACGTGGTAGAGGACCGCCCGAAGCGCAGAGTCCGCCTGCCGCGGGTGCCCCTGCGCTTTCGCGTTAGGTCTCAGCTAGGCACTGGAACACCGTAA
- a CDS encoding YtxH domain-containing protein, which yields MSDESGGEDRNVLIYMLAGIGLGALIGAAAGLMFAPKPGTETREDVAKQLAEMKRKLSEWYAEQKAKRGKGKEEAELEAEAG from the coding sequence ATGAGTGACGAGAGCGGCGGCGAGGACCGCAACGTTCTGATCTACATGTTGGCCGGCATCGGCCTGGGAGCGCTGATCGGCGCCGCGGCAGGTCTGATGTTCGCGCCGAAGCCCGGCACCGAGACCCGGGAAGACGTCGCGAAGCAGCTCGCTGAGATGAAGCGCAAGCTGAGTGAATGGTACGCCGAGCAGAAGGCAAAGCGTGGTAAGGGGAAGGAAGAGGCCGAGTTGGAGGCCGAAGCCGGTTAG
- the mnmA gene encoding tRNA 2-thiouridine(34) synthase MnmA: MARKLKIAVAMSGGVDSSAVAALLVQHGHRVIGLTMQIWQESQTDSRHAGCCSLGAVEDARRVAHTLGIPYYVLNFRDSFRESVIQRFIEEYTHGRTPNPCIACNRYVKFDLLLDKARELGCDSLATGHYARVRRQPSGRFALMRALCKEKDQSYALYAASQEQLARLRFPLGTVRDKTATRALARSAGLAVADKQESQDICFVSEAGGYREFLRARVPQAFRDGPILDREGNRIGTHDGLAQYTVGQRKGIGIATGGKPLFVLALDPASNALVVGDKRDTFSHEVTVEDVVWGAIEGIAEPLRVSAKIRYNMAAREAVLLPPEESGRLTARFVEPVSAVTPGQAAVFYRGETVVAGGTIAPRETQ, from the coding sequence ATGGCCAGGAAGCTGAAGATTGCCGTGGCCATGAGTGGGGGGGTAGATAGCTCTGCAGTTGCCGCTTTGCTCGTCCAGCACGGTCACCGGGTCATCGGCCTCACCATGCAGATCTGGCAGGAGAGCCAGACCGACTCCCGTCATGCCGGATGCTGCTCTCTCGGGGCGGTGGAGGATGCGCGGCGGGTCGCACACACCCTCGGTATTCCCTACTATGTGCTGAACTTTCGCGACTCGTTTCGGGAGAGCGTGATCCAGCGGTTCATCGAAGAGTACACGCACGGTCGCACACCCAACCCATGCATTGCCTGCAACCGGTACGTGAAGTTCGACCTGTTGTTGGACAAGGCCCGAGAGTTGGGGTGCGATTCCCTCGCTACCGGACACTATGCCCGCGTGCGCCGGCAACCGAGCGGGCGGTTCGCACTGATGCGTGCTCTTTGCAAGGAGAAGGATCAGTCGTATGCGCTGTACGCGGCCTCCCAAGAGCAGCTCGCCCGACTGCGCTTCCCCCTGGGCACGGTGCGCGACAAGACGGCAACGAGGGCACTTGCGCGCTCGGCTGGGCTGGCGGTCGCCGACAAGCAGGAATCGCAAGACATCTGCTTCGTGAGCGAGGCCGGAGGCTATCGCGAGTTCCTGCGCGCGCGAGTTCCCCAGGCGTTCCGTGATGGTCCCATACTCGACCGCGAGGGCAATCGCATCGGCACGCACGACGGGCTGGCGCAATACACCGTCGGGCAGCGCAAGGGCATCGGCATCGCAACGGGCGGCAAGCCCTTGTTCGTACTAGCGTTGGACCCCGCGAGCAATGCGCTGGTCGTTGGCGACAAGCGGGACACGTTCTCGCACGAGGTAACGGTGGAAGACGTTGTGTGGGGTGCCATCGAGGGGATCGCCGAGCCATTAAGGGTATCCGCAAAGATACGGTATAATATGGCGGCTCGGGAGGCAGTGTTGTTGCCTCCGGAGGAGAGTGGTCGTCTCACCGCTCGCTTCGTGGAGCCAGTGTCGGCGGTTACGCCAGGTCAAGCGGCGGTGTTCTACCGCGGTGAGACGGTAGTCGCGGGAGGCACGATAGCCCCTCGTGAGACGCAGTAG
- a CDS encoding O-acetylhomoserine aminocarboxypropyltransferase/cysteine synthase, giving the protein MDEPMHCRMETIAVHGGWSPDPTTHAKAVPIYQTSGFSFPTPEDAERVFSGEAFGFSYTRIQNPTIETFEKRMALLEGGIAAVATASGQTAVMYACCSLLRCGDNMVSSHSLYGGVHALFNNPLPRMGIETRFVDPLDLDAWDRAVDDRTRCFYVETIGNPLVDVPDLSAIAEIAHRHGVPLIVDNTMVTPFLCRPFEHGADIVVHSATKYIGGHGVAIGGVLVDKGDFPWDNGRFSEFTEPDPALRNARPFEKYGSMAYIKRLRTYMLRDVGGCMSPFNAWLFLLGLETMHLRVQRASENAMALAEWLERHPKVAWVRYPGLASHPTNENARRYLKGGYGGMMGMGLEGGFDAGVRFLRSLRVFTHAVSLGDSKSLAIHPASTTHSPISREEREAAGVTDDFVRLSIGTENVDDLREDLEQALAHA; this is encoded by the coding sequence ATGGACGAACCGATGCATTGTCGCATGGAAACCATCGCCGTTCACGGCGGCTGGTCTCCCGATCCCACCACGCATGCCAAGGCAGTCCCCATCTATCAAACCAGCGGCTTCTCCTTCCCCACTCCGGAGGATGCCGAGCGTGTGTTCTCCGGCGAAGCTTTCGGCTTCAGCTACACGCGCATTCAGAACCCGACCATCGAGACATTCGAGAAGCGGATGGCTTTGCTCGAAGGTGGCATCGCCGCGGTGGCCACTGCATCCGGTCAGACGGCCGTCATGTACGCGTGCTGCTCGCTGCTGCGCTGCGGCGACAACATGGTGTCTTCGCACAGTCTGTATGGCGGAGTGCATGCGCTGTTCAACAACCCCCTCCCGCGTATGGGCATCGAGACGCGCTTCGTGGATCCTCTGGACCTAGACGCTTGGGATCGCGCGGTTGACGACCGCACGCGCTGCTTCTACGTCGAGACGATTGGCAATCCGCTGGTGGACGTGCCCGACCTTTCGGCCATCGCCGAGATCGCCCATCGGCATGGTGTGCCGCTCATCGTGGACAACACGATGGTCACGCCATTCCTGTGCCGGCCCTTCGAACACGGCGCCGACATCGTCGTCCACAGCGCCACCAAGTACATCGGGGGACATGGCGTGGCAATCGGTGGCGTTCTTGTAGACAAGGGCGACTTTCCGTGGGATAACGGCCGGTTCAGCGAGTTCACGGAGCCCGATCCTGCACTGCGGAATGCGAGACCGTTCGAGAAGTACGGCAGTATGGCGTACATAAAGCGGTTGCGCACCTACATGCTGCGGGACGTCGGCGGCTGTATGTCACCCTTCAACGCGTGGTTGTTCCTGCTCGGACTGGAGACCATGCACCTGCGCGTACAGCGTGCCTCAGAGAACGCCATGGCTTTGGCCGAGTGGCTCGAGCGTCACCCGAAGGTCGCTTGGGTTCGCTATCCCGGTCTGGCATCCCATCCGACCAACGAGAACGCACGCAGGTACCTGAAAGGTGGGTATGGCGGAATGATGGGCATGGGGCTCGAGGGCGGCTTCGACGCTGGTGTCCGCTTTCTCCGCAGCCTAAGAGTGTTCACGCACGCCGTCAGTCTAGGCGATTCGAAGTCGCTGGCCATTCATCCCGCCAGCACCACGCACTCACCGATAAGCCGTGAGGAGCGCGAGGCCGCCGGTGTCACCGACGACTTCGTAAGACTCAGCATCGGCACCGAGAACGTGGACGACCTGCGGGAGGATTTAGAGCAGGCGCTGGCGCATGCTTAG
- a CDS encoding vitamin K epoxide reductase family protein: MPAVRRLGGRAVYSAYSPMHVVWTNRIIFFLAVLAFFISANLWLSHALMKELPCTDAKGCASVAASELSRVGGIPVAAFGALFDLFVIWLCWWRANRPESTWQKTTPILWSLTSVALAVSTLLLFVGYQSLHVWCEWCAAHAALILLIWMAATVEWQIAVRGVSPMRIAREPARLGIVFALGIVATAGYGWFGVWNGPVMRVERVDSRAEILRPDSWSRGPADAPVTIVVFSDFQCPSCTRNAGLLKELLAKYPNTLREVYRHRSLYRLHPNAQVLSEIAEWAGEHGKFWEMHDAIFAKPELGQQGNFLPYARAAGLDPNELEKFLKQDRSEKGSARERAFQRTLRDLVDADKLDIQTTPTFFIVVRGADGKQTIDRTSAGAGLQRYLEEPHIKRLLGPAKMQDQ; encoded by the coding sequence ATGCCAGCCGTAAGGAGACTGGGAGGCAGGGCGGTATACTCGGCCTACTCGCCTATGCACGTTGTTTGGACGAACAGGATTATCTTCTTCCTAGCCGTACTGGCGTTTTTCATCTCCGCGAACCTCTGGCTGTCGCATGCACTGATGAAGGAACTACCCTGCACGGACGCCAAGGGCTGTGCGAGCGTCGCTGCCAGCGAGCTCTCCCGAGTCGGTGGCATCCCGGTTGCCGCGTTCGGCGCGCTGTTCGACCTGTTCGTCATCTGGCTCTGCTGGTGGCGAGCAAACAGACCGGAGAGCACCTGGCAGAAGACCACGCCCATCCTATGGAGCCTGACGTCCGTCGCGTTGGCCGTCTCTACGCTCCTACTGTTCGTCGGTTATCAGAGTCTCCACGTATGGTGCGAGTGGTGCGCGGCACACGCAGCACTTATCCTGCTCATCTGGATGGCCGCCACCGTCGAGTGGCAGATTGCCGTCCGCGGAGTGTCACCGATGCGCATCGCTCGTGAGCCTGCCCGACTCGGCATCGTCTTCGCGCTCGGCATCGTAGCCACGGCAGGCTACGGGTGGTTCGGGGTCTGGAACGGTCCGGTGATGCGCGTGGAGCGTGTGGACAGCCGAGCGGAGATTCTCAGGCCCGATAGCTGGTCACGAGGGCCGGCCGACGCGCCGGTGACCATCGTGGTCTTCTCGGACTTCCAGTGCCCTTCGTGCACAAGGAACGCCGGGCTGCTCAAGGAGCTGCTCGCCAAGTACCCGAACACGCTGCGAGAGGTGTACCGTCACCGCTCGCTCTACCGCCTTCACCCGAACGCGCAGGTGCTGTCGGAAATTGCCGAGTGGGCCGGCGAACACGGCAAGTTCTGGGAGATGCACGACGCGATTTTCGCCAAGCCGGAACTGGGACAACAGGGCAACTTCCTGCCCTACGCACGCGCCGCTGGTCTGGACCCGAACGAGCTAGAGAAGTTTCTCAAGCAGGACCGGTCCGAGAAGGGTTCGGCCAGGGAGCGCGCCTTTCAGCGAACCCTGCGGGACCTAGTGGATGCGGACAAGCTGGACATCCAGACCACCCCCACCTTCTTCATCGTCGTGCGAGGCGCGGATGGGAAGCAGACGATCGACCGCACTTCCGCGGGGGCCGGTCTGCAGCGGTATCTAGAAGAACCACACATCAAGAGATTGTTGGGCCCTGCAAAGATGCAGGATCAATAG
- a CDS encoding STAS domain-containing protein — MIHQTCTVTSRVNGRTALITVDGCLDRTAPSAKEVIKEAVQPDTRIAILDLSHTPLLNSEGLDWLEEVRSQLEPKGVRLRVVAPAGGKVQRILRLMQYDKVVLLLHSLADAFRAGKRRYFRLRRAKKDTGPRGRPGTTISGQG, encoded by the coding sequence ATGATTCATCAGACGTGCACCGTAACGTCCCGAGTGAACGGCCGAACCGCCCTGATCACCGTGGACGGATGTCTTGATCGGACGGCACCCAGCGCCAAGGAAGTCATCAAAGAGGCGGTTCAACCCGATACGCGCATCGCCATTCTCGACCTTAGCCACACCCCACTACTCAACTCAGAGGGTCTCGACTGGCTGGAAGAGGTGCGTTCCCAGCTCGAACCCAAGGGTGTGCGCTTGCGTGTCGTGGCGCCGGCAGGGGGAAAGGTCCAGCGCATACTTCGGCTGATGCAGTACGACAAGGTGGTCTTGCTGCTCCATAGCTTGGCCGATGCTTTTCGGGCGGGCAAGAGGCGGTACTTCCGGCTGCGCCGAGCTAAGAAGGACACAGGGCCGCGGGGCCGCCCGGGCACGACCATCAGCGGCCAGGGCTAG
- a CDS encoding YebC/PmpR family DNA-binding transcriptional regulator: protein MAGHSKWHNIRIRKEKQDAQRGKIFTRIAREIIVAARNGGGDPEMNPSLRVAVEKAREANMPADTIKRNIQRGTGEMEGVVYEQVSYEGYGPAGVAVVVMCLTENRNRTVADVRHVFSKHGGNMSEPGSVTWQFRSVGLISVDAQALPEDRMVELAMEAGAEDLSTEDGIYEITTAPEDLHKVQCALEAAGVKVQGSELTLTPINVVAVAEADAPAVMRFMDALEDLDDVQNVYANFDIPDEVMAKLG from the coding sequence ATGGCGGGTCATTCCAAGTGGCACAACATTCGGATACGGAAGGAGAAGCAGGACGCCCAACGGGGCAAGATCTTCACGCGCATCGCCCGCGAGATCATCGTTGCTGCTCGCAATGGTGGGGGCGACCCGGAGATGAACCCCTCGCTCCGGGTAGCCGTCGAGAAGGCCCGCGAAGCCAACATGCCTGCCGACACAATCAAGCGCAACATCCAGCGCGGCACCGGCGAGATGGAGGGAGTCGTTTATGAGCAAGTAAGTTACGAAGGCTATGGCCCCGCCGGTGTAGCAGTCGTCGTCATGTGCCTGACGGAGAATCGGAACCGAACCGTTGCCGACGTGAGGCATGTGTTCAGCAAACATGGTGGGAACATGAGCGAGCCCGGCTCGGTGACATGGCAGTTTCGGAGCGTCGGGCTGATCTCCGTAGACGCACAAGCCCTACCTGAAGACCGCATGGTCGAACTCGCCATGGAGGCCGGTGCCGAAGACCTCTCTACGGAAGACGGCATCTATGAGATCACCACAGCCCCCGAAGACCTGCACAAGGTCCAATGTGCCTTGGAGGCTGCGGGGGTGAAGGTCCAGGGATCGGAGCTGACGCTGACCCCCATCAACGTCGTTGCCGTCGCGGAAGCTGACGCACCCGCCGTCATGCGCTTCATGGACGCGTTGGAGGACCTAGACGACGTTCAGAACGTGTATGCCAACTTCGACATCCCCGACGAGGTCATGGCCAAGCTCGGGTAG
- a CDS encoding rhomboid family intramembrane serine protease: protein MRALPNRIPYLSAALAGLLVLFFLLGRTADTLDLAERYGFSLSSPALLTSLTYLFVHGGAWHLLLNLLLLGVFATYTEIYGRRTVWLALAVVGAVVAAYGELLMAVVTGAPRTGVMVGASGAISAMAGWSFILGARDREPDLVTRLVRAAAVGWLALQIVAILLVTWQGAPSATAHWAHLWGFVVGGAVGAITGPSSGGVLRRASALIRGQRPADALALLSEPMQGPAEQERLLLTVEAWNALGDKEQAAASLAALVQTCPTPENIQNLVEAVGAGGVRVLQPDQRVHLASLPGVPLQARIALLASFVEEARNVQGRASAMLQLADLLKVSEPDHARALLQQLTEEYSGTETADLAASRLRAFST from the coding sequence ATGAGAGCTCTACCCAATCGCATTCCTTACCTGTCTGCCGCGCTGGCTGGACTGCTCGTGCTCTTTTTCCTTCTTGGGCGCACGGCCGACACTCTGGACCTCGCCGAGCGCTACGGCTTCTCGCTCTCTTCGCCGGCGCTGCTGACGTCGCTTACCTACTTGTTCGTACATGGCGGGGCCTGGCACTTGCTGCTCAACCTACTGCTCCTAGGGGTATTCGCGACGTATACCGAGATTTACGGACGACGCACGGTGTGGCTCGCCCTCGCGGTCGTCGGAGCCGTCGTGGCTGCCTACGGGGAGTTGTTGATGGCGGTCGTCACGGGCGCGCCGCGCACTGGGGTGATGGTCGGGGCATCCGGTGCGATCTCGGCGATGGCAGGCTGGTCTTTCATTCTGGGGGCACGAGACCGTGAGCCGGACCTGGTGACGAGGCTCGTGCGGGCGGCAGCTGTCGGTTGGCTGGCGTTGCAGATTGTGGCCATCCTCTTGGTGACGTGGCAGGGAGCGCCCTCAGCTACTGCCCACTGGGCGCACTTGTGGGGCTTCGTTGTCGGCGGAGCGGTCGGAGCGATTACCGGACCGTCGTCTGGCGGCGTCCTGCGGCGTGCCTCGGCCCTGATCCGAGGGCAGCGGCCCGCAGACGCCTTGGCCCTGCTTTCCGAGCCGATGCAAGGACCGGCAGAACAGGAGAGGCTCCTGTTGACCGTTGAAGCGTGGAATGCCTTGGGTGACAAGGAGCAGGCAGCCGCCTCACTGGCAGCCCTTGTTCAGACCTGCCCAACGCCGGAGAACATACAAAACCTCGTCGAGGCCGTTGGGGCGGGTGGAGTCCGTGTTCTGCAGCCAGATCAGCGAGTGCACTTGGCCTCGCTTCCAGGCGTGCCACTGCAGGCACGCATCGCCCTACTCGCTAGCTTTGTAGAGGAAGCCAGAAATGTGCAGGGTAGGGCATCAGCAATGCTGCAGCTCGCCGACTTGCTCAAGGTATCCGAGCCCGATCACGCCCGGGCTCTGCTCCAGCAATTGACCGAGGAGTATTCTGGAACGGAGACGGCCGACCTTGCGGCCAGCCGTCTCCGTGCTTTCTCGACCTAG